One region of Candidatus Omnitrophota bacterium genomic DNA includes:
- a CDS encoding TolC family protein yields MTKYLKFFIAALLFICFILGNSSAEEVFTWKDCVRQARENHPDLISAREKLNQSHSDKAITKSDALPQINTEISGKRSKTATRDEADTYSYSITGKQLLFDGFKTSADISAASRNLSAQGYNYAVVSSDIRLNLRNAFSTLLRAQELISLTEEIAKRRKQNLELVQLRYEAGREHKGALLTAQADLAQAEFEVAQAKRNLSLAQRQLTKELGRENFSPVKVKGGFEIADTDSEKCDFEYLADNTPFLKELIAKKEAVRFDLESSKADFFPEVYLNTSAGKTASDWPPENDEWSAGITVSFPLFEGGSRIAAFEKAKSKLKQAKADERSGRDTVILTLEQTWKNFQDSKDSVSVKKKFLEAAQERAKIANAQYSTGLISFNDWIIIEDNVVSVKKAYLDTLANLLVAEASWIQAKGGTLDYDG; encoded by the coding sequence ATGACTAAATATTTAAAGTTTTTTATAGCCGCATTATTATTTATTTGTTTTATTCTTGGTAACTCTAGCGCAGAAGAGGTGTTCACGTGGAAAGATTGCGTTAGACAGGCAAGAGAGAATCATCCTGACCTTATTTCAGCGAGAGAGAAGTTAAACCAGTCACACTCAGATAAGGCAATCACCAAAAGCGATGCGTTACCCCAGATTAATACTGAGATAAGCGGCAAAAGGTCAAAAACAGCTACCAGAGACGAGGCTGATACCTATTCATATAGCATAACTGGTAAGCAGTTATTATTTGATGGTTTTAAGACTTCCGCTGATATTTCTGCTGCATCGAGAAACTTAAGTGCTCAAGGATATAACTATGCAGTTGTTTCTTCGGATATAAGGCTTAATCTAAGGAACGCCTTTTCTACGCTTTTACGAGCGCAAGAACTCATCTCTCTTACTGAGGAGATTGCCAAGAGAAGAAAACAGAATTTAGAGTTGGTTCAGTTAAGGTATGAAGCCGGCAGGGAGCATAAAGGAGCGCTCTTGACTGCACAGGCAGATTTAGCGCAAGCAGAATTTGAAGTGGCGCAGGCTAAACGGAATCTTTCTCTGGCGCAAAGACAGTTGACAAAAGAGTTAGGGCGGGAGAATTTTTCTCCTGTTAAAGTAAAGGGAGGTTTTGAAATTGCAGACACTGATAGCGAAAAGTGCGATTTCGAGTATTTAGCTGATAATACTCCTTTTTTGAAAGAACTTATTGCCAAGAAAGAGGCTGTTAGGTTTGACCTGGAATCTAGCAAGGCTGATTTTTTTCCAGAGGTTTATTTAAATACTTCTGCCGGCAAGACCGCATCAGATTGGCCTCCAGAAAATGATGAATGGTCAGCAGGTATTACAGTATCTTTTCCTTTATTTGAAGGAGGAAGTAGAATAGCTGCTTTTGAGAAAGCGAAATCTAAGTTAAAACAAGCCAAGGCAGATGAAAGAAGCGGTCGAGATACTGTTATTTTGACATTAGAACAGACTTGGAAAAACTTCCAAGATTCAAAAGATAGCGTTTCAGTGAAGAAGAAATTTCTTGAGGCTGCCCAGGAGCGGGCAAAAATAGCAAATGCCCAGTATTCAACAGGACTAATCAGTTTTAATGACTGGATTATAATTGAGGATAATGTTGTTAGTGTCAAAAAAGCCTATCTTGACACTTTAGCTAACTTGTTGGTAGCTGAGGCTAGTTGGATTCAGGCAAAAGGAGGAACATTAGACTATGACGGGTAA
- a CDS encoding DUF3536 domain-containing protein: MSQHRKYICIHGHFYQPTRENPWLEEVEVQDSAYPFHDWNEKISKECYSVNISSPILDSKKRVIERLNNYTRISFNFGSTLLSWLEKNEPKTYKEIIKSDKESKKYFSGHGSALAQCYNHLIMPLANSQDKKTQVAWGISDFEYRFKRKPEGMWLPETAVDLDTLELLAQGGIKFTILAPHQAKAVRKIGEKEWQSTDKDKIDLKMPYLCRLPSKKSLVIFFYNHDISNEISFGNLLKNGENLTKRLLSGFRKEEGRPHLVHIATDGENYGHHHSFGNMALAYCLKKLEQDPAVKITIYGEYLDKFSPSHEVLILENTSWSCSHGIERWRGNCGCSSGMNPTWKQTWREPLREATSWLTVKLAQIYEKEMSTFTADPWDLRNNYIEVILNRTIRNIEHFLATRVKKNLTAIDKSNIIKLLEMQRHQMLMQTSCGWFFDDISGVENIQIMRHAGRAMQLAAEFTKIHLEEEYLSFLKKAKSNNALIKNGAKTYLAFVRPSIFITKKVKRLFEYTPEYLNLEDKK; the protein is encoded by the coding sequence ATGAGTCAACATAGAAAATATATATGTATTCACGGGCATTTTTATCAACCGACTCGGGAGAACCCTTGGTTGGAAGAGGTTGAAGTTCAAGATAGCGCATATCCGTTCCATGATTGGAATGAGAAGATTAGCAAAGAATGTTACTCTGTAAATATCTCCTCTCCAATACTCGATTCCAAAAAAAGGGTTATCGAGCGGCTTAACAATTACACCCGGATTAGTTTTAATTTCGGGTCTACACTCCTATCTTGGCTAGAGAAAAACGAGCCAAAGACCTATAAGGAAATAATTAAGTCAGACAAAGAGAGTAAGAAGTATTTTTCAGGCCACGGCTCGGCGTTAGCTCAATGTTACAATCATTTAATTATGCCCTTGGCAAATTCGCAGGATAAAAAGACTCAGGTGGCCTGGGGCATAAGTGATTTTGAATACCGCTTCAAGAGGAAGCCAGAGGGAATGTGGCTGCCTGAAACAGCAGTTGACCTAGATACCTTGGAATTATTAGCTCAAGGCGGTATTAAGTTTACCATTCTTGCCCCTCACCAGGCTAAGGCAGTAAGGAAGATAGGAGAAAAAGAATGGCAGAGCACAGATAAAGATAAGATTGATTTAAAAATGCCTTACCTTTGCCGTCTGCCTTCAAAAAAATCACTGGTAATATTCTTCTATAACCATGACATCTCTAATGAAATATCATTCGGCAATCTTTTAAAAAACGGTGAGAATCTTACTAAACGCCTGTTGTCCGGTTTTAGAAAGGAAGAGGGTCGTCCGCACTTAGTTCATATTGCTACAGATGGAGAAAATTATGGGCATCACCATAGTTTTGGCAATATGGCATTAGCCTATTGTCTAAAGAAATTAGAGCAAGACCCGGCCGTTAAGATTACGATTTATGGTGAATATTTGGATAAATTTTCTCCTAGCCATGAGGTCTTAATTCTAGAGAATACCTCATGGAGTTGTTCTCATGGCATTGAGCGCTGGAGAGGGAATTGCGGTTGCAGTTCAGGAATGAACCCGACTTGGAAACAGACCTGGAGAGAACCTTTGCGAGAGGCAACCAGTTGGTTGACCGTAAAATTAGCCCAGATCTATGAAAAGGAGATGTCTACTTTTACGGCAGACCCCTGGGATTTACGCAATAATTATATTGAAGTTATTTTGAACAGGACTATTAGAAATATTGAACATTTTTTAGCAACGCGGGTGAAAAAGAATTTAACCGCAATCGATAAATCTAACATTATAAAACTCTTAGAGATGCAGCGCCATCAGATGTTAATGCAGACTAGTTGCGGCTGGTTTTTTGATGATATATCAGGGGTTGAGAATATTCAGATTATGCGTCATGCTGGGCGGGCCATGCAACTTGCCGCAGAATTTACTAAGATCCATCTGGAAGAAGAATATCTCTCTTTTCTTAAAAAAGCAAAAAGCAACAATGCCTTAATAAAAAATGGCGCAAAAACCTATCTGGCATTTGTAAGACCTTCCATATTTATCACCAAGAAGGTCAAGAGATTGTTTGAGTATACTCCCGAATACTTAAATCTAGAAGATAAAAAATGA
- the rlmN gene encoding 23S rRNA (adenine(2503)-C(2))-methyltransferase RlmN: MDKKDIKNFTLGELKVQMKNISEPDYRAEQIFFWLYKRGTTDFNGMSNIARHLRDKLTTLYYIGILELARHLISVDKTEKFLFRLSDGNFIETVLIYSKERRTVCLSTQVGCKYGCRFCASGLKGFIRNLTTSEILAQILYLQYGLKHKITNFVFMGMGEPLDNYENVSKAIKIMNGPKALDIAARRITVSTCGIIPGIKKFKQLKLQVNLSLSLHAVHNKLRNELMPVNRKYPLGELIRTCEDFIKSGGRMITLEYILIKNKNDSSKDVDGLAAIVKRLRAKVNLIPYSPVYNFNLKLPTVNDVNIFKNRLKEKGVNVTLRESKGKDIQAACGQLAGMVKDEM; the protein is encoded by the coding sequence ATGGATAAAAAGGATATAAAAAATTTCACTCTTGGAGAACTAAAAGTCCAAATGAAAAATATTTCAGAACCAGATTATAGGGCTGAGCAGATATTCTTCTGGCTTTACAAAAGAGGTACAACCGATTTTAATGGAATGAGTAATATAGCAAGGCATCTTAGAGATAAACTAACTACTCTTTATTATATAGGAATCCTTGAGCTTGCGCGCCATCTTATCTCAGTTGATAAGACCGAGAAATTTCTATTTAGGCTCTCAGACGGCAATTTTATAGAAACCGTACTTATATATAGCAAGGAGAGAAGAACAGTTTGTCTTTCTACCCAGGTTGGCTGTAAATACGGCTGCCGTTTCTGCGCAAGCGGGCTAAAAGGTTTTATACGTAATCTCACCACCTCAGAGATTTTAGCCCAAATACTTTATTTGCAATATGGCCTTAAACATAAGATAACAAATTTCGTATTCATGGGTATGGGCGAACCCTTGGATAATTACGAAAATGTTTCAAAAGCGATTAAGATAATGAATGGCCCAAAAGCACTTGACATAGCTGCTAGGAGAATTACCGTTTCAACGTGTGGGATAATTCCGGGAATAAAGAAATTCAAGCAGCTCAAATTACAGGTTAACCTGTCACTATCTCTTCACGCCGTACATAATAAACTAAGGAACGAGCTTATGCCGGTTAACAGAAAATATCCGTTAGGAGAACTCATAAGGACCTGCGAGGATTTTATAAAGTCAGGCGGGCGAATGATTACGCTTGAATATATATTAATAAAAAACAAAAATGATTCGTCAAAGGATGTAGATGGTCTCGCGGCAATAGTTAAAAGATTAAGGGCTAAGGTAAACCTGATACCCTATAGTCCTGTTTATAACTTTAACCTTAAACTTCCCACAGTAAACGACGTTAATATATTTAAGAATAGACTCAAGGAAAAAGGAGTAAACGTGACCTTGCGTGAATCGAAGGGCAAAGACATACAAGCCGCATGTGGACAGCTTGCAGGTATGGTGAAGGATGAGATGTAA
- a CDS encoding glycosyltransferase, with product MAKLNDYIPIVNQSVIDDLKLIAEKLRGKVIQHINSTAVGGGVAEILNRMVPLLNELGVQTKWDVIKGGEQFFAVTKKFHNALHGKPEDIGQRDFDIFMQTSLKNIEEVNTYGDIVYIHDPQPIALIRKKAANKWLWRCHIDISNPDEKVWSFLKDFIVKYDSAVFSAPAFSRPLPIRQYLISPSIDPLSDKNIKLPPETIKTVLHKYNIIQDKPIITQISRFDRLKDPLGVIQAYKLVKRYIDCQLILAGGSATDDPEGAKVFSEVQEMAKEDKDIHILLMSQNDIEINALQSASTVIVQKSLREGFGLTVAEALWKAKPVVASNVGGIPLQIKHKYSGLLCHSVQGAAYNIKQLLNSPSYAKKLGQNGREHIRNNFLITRHIRDYMLLFLSLFYQEDVVYF from the coding sequence ATGGCAAAGCTAAATGACTATATCCCTATTGTAAATCAATCAGTAATAGACGATTTAAAGCTGATTGCCGAAAAGTTAAGAGGTAAGGTTATCCAGCATATTAACTCTACAGCAGTGGGAGGTGGAGTAGCTGAGATTCTTAATAGAATGGTTCCGCTCCTAAACGAACTAGGGGTCCAAACAAAGTGGGATGTGATAAAGGGAGGAGAACAATTCTTTGCCGTCACTAAGAAATTCCACAATGCCCTGCATGGAAAGCCTGAAGATATAGGTCAGCGGGATTTTGATATATTTATGCAAACTAGCTTAAAGAATATCGAAGAGGTAAATACCTACGGAGACATTGTATATATACATGATCCTCAACCTATTGCCTTGATAAGAAAGAAAGCTGCTAATAAATGGCTTTGGCGTTGCCATATTGATATTTCTAATCCTGATGAAAAAGTCTGGTCCTTCCTTAAGGATTTTATTGTTAAATATGATTCTGCCGTATTTTCTGCCCCGGCCTTTTCCCGACCACTGCCCATTAGGCAGTATTTAATTTCTCCTTCCATTGATCCCTTAAGCGATAAAAATATAAAATTACCGCCCGAGACAATTAAAACTGTATTGCATAAATATAATATTATTCAAGATAAACCTATTATTACTCAGATATCCCGTTTCGACCGATTAAAAGACCCTCTGGGGGTTATCCAGGCATATAAGCTGGTGAAACGATATATAGATTGTCAGCTGATTTTGGCCGGAGGCAGCGCAACTGATGATCCGGAGGGTGCTAAAGTTTTTTCCGAGGTTCAGGAAATGGCTAAAGAGGATAAAGATATACATATTCTATTGATGTCCCAAAATGATATTGAAATAAATGCTTTGCAGAGCGCATCAACAGTTATTGTTCAGAAGTCATTACGGGAAGGATTTGGCCTTACGGTAGCTGAGGCACTTTGGAAGGCTAAGCCTGTGGTAGCCTCCAATGTTGGAGGGATTCCCCTTCAAATAAAGCATAAATATTCAGGTCTACTTTGCCATTCGGTTCAAGGGGCTGCTTACAATATTAAGCAGCTTCTAAACAGTCCTTCCTATGCAAAGAAATTAGGCCAGAATGGCAGAGAGCATATACGTAATAATTTTCTCATAACCCGCCATATAAGAGACTACATGTTATTGTTTCTCTCCTTGTTCTATCAGGAAGATGTAGTATACTTTTAA
- a CDS encoding ABC transporter permease yields the protein MIELKNINKTYMTGKIGVRALQDVSLKITPGEFVAIIGPSGSGKSTLMHILGFLDRPDSGSYYLGRQDITKLTDDELAILRTRLVGFVFQQFHLLARMTALENAELPLIYAGKQQLKEKAKQRIEEVGLSGRQLHRPNELSGGEQQRVAIARSLVNDPLIILADEPTGNLDTKTEEEIISILKRLNQKGKTIIIVTHEREIAEHAKRIIQMRDGRIVSDERIGEKSETPFPLDQKITLDNILAQSQVYSGRAEFIDHFRQAKNAIISHKMRSFLSMLGILIGVSAVIAMLALGQGAKESIAERLASLGSNLLAVRPGSHRMHGVALETGAVTRFTMQDADAMVKLPQVKNVSPRVSGRAQLVYGNKNWNTQVQGTGIDYASMRASSPSIGRFFTEEELKVRQKVVLLGATVARELFGDANPVGARIKINRINFQVIGILPEKGASGWRDEDDLVIIPITTAMYRLLGKEYVDSIDVEVKDAGLMEEAESAIRGLIIKRQRLNKDREDSFEIRNMAEIQETLESTTKTMTWLLGSIAAISLLVGGIGIMNIMLVSVTERTREIGLRKAVGARRTDIMAQFLIESVVLTFIGGIAGIVFGWCIAWLLSILADWTTKVSGLSIVLATTFSIAIGIGFGLWPARQASKLDPIEALRYE from the coding sequence ATGATAGAGTTAAAGAATATAAATAAGACTTATATGACTGGTAAGATAGGGGTGCGGGCACTGCAGGATGTATCCTTAAAAATTACCCCCGGAGAATTTGTGGCTATTATCGGGCCTTCAGGTTCAGGTAAATCCACGCTAATGCATATATTAGGTTTCCTAGATCGGCCTGATTCAGGCTCATACTACTTAGGTAGGCAAGATATAACCAAACTTACTGATGATGAATTAGCTATTTTGAGGACTCGTTTAGTCGGTTTTGTCTTTCAGCAATTTCATTTGCTTGCCAGAATGACTGCGTTGGAAAATGCAGAGCTTCCTTTGATTTATGCAGGCAAACAGCAGTTAAAAGAAAAGGCAAAACAAAGAATAGAAGAAGTCGGTCTATCTGGGAGGCAGTTGCATAGACCAAATGAGCTTTCCGGCGGAGAGCAGCAACGAGTAGCCATTGCCCGTTCTTTAGTCAATGATCCCCTGATTATTTTAGCTGATGAGCCAACAGGAAATCTGGATACAAAGACCGAAGAAGAGATTATTTCCATTTTGAAACGCCTGAATCAAAAAGGCAAAACCATTATTATTGTTACACATGAAAGAGAAATCGCTGAGCATGCAAAAAGAATTATTCAGATGCGCGATGGCAGGATTGTCTCTGATGAAAGAATAGGCGAGAAGTCAGAGACGCCTTTTCCTCTAGACCAAAAGATTACTTTAGACAATATATTGGCTCAATCTCAAGTTTACTCAGGAAGAGCTGAATTTATAGACCATTTTCGTCAGGCAAAGAATGCTATTATTTCTCATAAAATGCGCTCTTTTCTTTCTATGCTGGGTATTCTTATAGGTGTATCAGCAGTAATTGCTATGCTTGCTCTTGGCCAGGGAGCAAAAGAGTCTATTGCAGAAAGATTAGCTTCTCTGGGTTCAAATCTTTTAGCGGTGAGGCCTGGCTCTCATCGAATGCATGGGGTAGCCTTGGAAACAGGAGCAGTTACTCGTTTTACTATGCAAGATGCAGATGCTATGGTTAAACTGCCTCAGGTGAAAAATGTTTCTCCTCGGGTTTCAGGCCGCGCTCAACTCGTTTATGGCAATAAGAACTGGAATACACAGGTTCAGGGCACAGGGATAGATTATGCCTCAATGCGTGCTTCTTCCCCTAGCATTGGCAGATTTTTTACAGAAGAAGAATTAAAAGTAAGGCAAAAGGTAGTTTTGCTCGGGGCCACAGTAGCCAGAGAGCTCTTTGGAGATGCTAATCCAGTTGGAGCAAGAATTAAGATAAATCGCATAAATTTTCAGGTAATTGGTATTTTACCAGAGAAAGGGGCATCTGGCTGGCGTGACGAGGATGATTTAGTCATTATTCCAATTACCACTGCAATGTATAGGCTTTTAGGAAAAGAATACGTTGATTCAATTGATGTGGAGGTTAAAGATGCTGGTTTAATGGAAGAAGCTGAAAGTGCGATACGCGGACTTATTATTAAACGCCAACGCCTTAATAAAGACCGGGAAGATTCATTTGAAATTCGCAATATGGCTGAGATTCAGGAGACCTTAGAGAGTACAACTAAGACAATGACCTGGCTTTTGGGTTCTATTGCGGCAATTTCTCTTTTAGTAGGTGGTATAGGCATTATGAACATTATGCTTGTTTCTGTAACCGAGCGCACAAGAGAGATAGGCCTGCGTAAGGCAGTGGGAGCGCGCAGAACAGATATAATGGCTCAATTCCTTATAGAGTCGGTAGTTTTGACTTTTATCGGCGGCATAGCCGGGATTGTGTTTGGCTGGTGCATAGCTTGGCTTTTATCAATCCTTGCTGACTGGACAACAAAGGTTTCAGGCTTATCTATTGTGCTTGCCACAACATTTTCTATTGCTATAGGCATAGGCTTTGGCCTTTGGCCCGCACGACAGGCGTCCAAGCTTGATCCTATAGAGGCATTAAGGTACGAGTAG
- a CDS encoding DNA-directed RNA polymerase codes for MAFGRNGGYGGRPREMHKATCSECKKECEVPFKPSGDRPVYCKECFSKRGNSGRT; via the coding sequence ATGGCATTTGGACGAAATGGTGGGTATGGCGGGCGTCCGCGAGAGATGCACAAGGCGACATGCTCAGAATGTAAAAAAGAATGTGAAGTCCCTTTTAAACCTAGCGGAGACCGTCCCGTATACTGTAAGGAGTGTTTTTCGAAGCGCGGAAATAGTGGCCGTACATAG
- the malQ gene encoding 4-alpha-glucanotransferase — MNRRASGILLHITSLASGFGIGDLGPQAYKFADFLKFSKQSYWQILPLNPTDPVFDNSPYSSNSAFGANSLLISPELLVKDGLLSGSDIKPRLSFSKNQCDYLKVTRFKKGIFSIAYNNFIKDPGPKQDFEKFCKDNQYWLEDFSIFRVVKRHIDSRPWGKWTKDLRDRKPQALNKIKNDFKNEISKEKFLQFVFFKQWFCLKQYCNNNGIKLIGDIPIYVSYDSADVWSNPDFFKLNTEKMPSFVAGVPPDYFSKTGQRWGNPIYRWEILKKNGFKWWFQRLRFNSDPFDIIRIDHFRGLVAYWQIPSEQKTAIKGQWVKAPAYDFFRLLKEEFPDLSIIAEDLGYITDDVRAVIKHFGFPGMRILLFGFDADLDKHPYLPHNFIENCVAYTGTHDNNTIKGWFKNEASRQERQNVFKYLGKKVSLKEINWEFIKLLMFSVANTVIIPMQDILGLGEEARMNLPATKRGNWRWRLDQSCLKPQISKRLLEITKNAKRS, encoded by the coding sequence ATGAACAGGAGAGCAAGCGGCATACTCCTACACATTACCTCACTTGCCTCTGGCTTTGGCATAGGCGATTTAGGCCCCCAGGCTTATAAATTTGCTGATTTCTTGAAATTTAGCAAGCAAAGTTATTGGCAGATTTTACCTTTAAATCCTACAGATCCGGTATTCGACAATTCTCCTTATAGCAGCAATTCTGCCTTTGGGGCAAATTCGCTATTGATTAGTCCTGAGTTGCTGGTCAAGGATGGTTTATTATCAGGAAGCGATATTAAACCAAGGCTAAGTTTTTCAAAAAATCAGTGTGATTATCTTAAAGTGACCAGATTTAAAAAAGGGATTTTCTCAATCGCCTATAATAATTTTATAAAAGACCCAGGACCTAAACAGGATTTCGAAAAGTTTTGCAAGGACAATCAATATTGGCTAGAGGATTTTTCAATTTTTAGAGTAGTAAAAAGACATATTGACAGCCGGCCTTGGGGCAAATGGACTAAGGATTTAAGGGACAGAAAGCCGCAGGCCTTAAATAAAATAAAGAATGATTTTAAAAACGAAATTTCTAAAGAGAAGTTTTTGCAATTTGTCTTTTTTAAACAATGGTTTTGTCTTAAACAATATTGCAATAATAACGGGATTAAGCTTATTGGCGATATCCCCATTTATGTAAGTTATGACAGCGCTGATGTATGGTCTAATCCTGATTTTTTTAAGCTTAATACTGAGAAGATGCCCTCTTTTGTCGCAGGCGTGCCTCCGGATTATTTTAGCAAGACCGGCCAGAGATGGGGAAATCCCATATATCGCTGGGAGATATTAAAGAAGAATGGTTTTAAATGGTGGTTTCAAAGGCTAAGATTCAATTCTGATCCTTTTGATATAATAAGGATTGATCATTTCCGCGGACTTGTTGCTTATTGGCAAATTCCTTCAGAGCAAAAAACAGCGATAAAAGGTCAATGGGTTAAGGCCCCGGCCTATGATTTCTTTAGGTTATTAAAGGAAGAATTTCCAGACCTTAGCATTATTGCCGAAGACCTAGGCTATATTACTGATGATGTCCGGGCAGTAATCAAACACTTTGGTTTTCCCGGTATGCGCATCCTTCTTTTTGGCTTTGACGCAGACCTTGACAAACATCCTTATCTGCCTCATAATTTTATAGAAAATTGCGTTGCCTATACCGGTACCCACGATAATAATACTATTAAGGGATGGTTTAAGAACGAGGCCTCCAGACAAGAGAGGCAAAATGTATTTAAATATTTAGGCAAGAAGGTTAGCCTTAAGGAGATTAATTGGGAATTTATAAAACTTCTCATGTTTTCGGTTGCCAATACCGTGATAATCCCTATGCAGGATATTCTAGGCCTGGGAGAAGAGGCCAGGATGAATCTTCCTGCCACAAAAAGAGGTAATTGGCGCTGGAGGCTAGATCAGTCTTGCCTTAAGCCGCAGATTTCTAAGAGGCTTCTGGAAATTACCAAAAATGCCAAGAGGTCATAA
- a CDS encoding AAA family ATPase, translating to MKILSFVNQKGGCGKTTSAVNLAWAISNKDYQTLLIDLDPQAHATFSLAVEPKFTTADLFENITNNSKIDYQDFADFLISRTKNLWVLGSSIGLSAIETSLTSQDYKLDILRELLESISSNFDCCVIDCPPNLGILTLNALIASNYALAPLGICELSLKGVENLNNIMTLLRKHNQKIPELFYLATQLDRRYKFSYKFIDKLKNELGDKLLSTMIRTNIRLREAAAEGKSIYEFNSASRGAQDYSQLADELEIIMQLERKETATPEVVIEEEAREIKNRIDEDSGIKLFFKGRHLNEVFVVGEFNSWCKDNNFKLKKVDEENWCITLPLKKGTYPYKFIADGRWISDPENPLREKDPFGGENSILLVK from the coding sequence ATGAAAATACTATCATTTGTAAATCAAAAAGGCGGCTGTGGCAAGACCACATCTGCGGTAAATTTAGCTTGGGCCATCTCTAATAAAGACTACCAAACACTGCTTATTGATTTAGATCCTCAAGCCCACGCTACATTTTCTCTGGCAGTTGAGCCTAAATTTACTACTGCTGATTTGTTCGAGAATATTACCAATAACAGCAAAATTGATTACCAAGATTTTGCTGATTTCCTTATCTCTCGTACTAAAAATTTATGGGTATTAGGCTCTAGCATCGGATTAAGTGCTATAGAAACTAGCTTGACTAGTCAGGATTATAAATTAGACATTCTAAGGGAGCTGCTAGAATCTATCTCTTCCAATTTTGATTGTTGCGTTATTGATTGCCCTCCCAACCTGGGCATCCTGACCTTAAATGCTCTTATCGCCAGTAATTATGCCCTTGCTCCCCTTGGCATATGCGAATTATCATTAAAAGGAGTAGAGAATTTAAATAATATAATGACTTTACTGCGCAAACATAATCAAAAAATTCCTGAACTCTTTTATCTGGCAACCCAATTGGATAGGCGCTATAAATTCTCATATAAATTTATTGATAAATTAAAAAATGAGCTGGGGGATAAATTACTCTCTACAATGATTCGAACCAATATCCGTTTAAGAGAAGCTGCTGCAGAAGGAAAAAGTATATATGAATTTAATAGTGCTAGCCGGGGAGCCCAAGATTATTCCCAACTTGCGGATGAACTTGAAATAATTATGCAGCTGGAAAGAAAAGAGACCGCAACCCCGGAGGTGGTAATAGAAGAAGAAGCAAGAGAAATCAAAAATCGCATAGACGAAGATTCGGGTATAAAATTGTTTTTTAAAGGTAGGCACCTAAATGAGGTATTTGTGGTAGGCGAGTTTAACAGCTGGTGCAAAGATAATAATTTTAAATTAAAAAAGGTGGATGAAGAAAACTGGTGCATTACTCTGCCGCTTAAAAAAGGAACTTACCCTTATAAGTTCATTGCTGATGGGAGATGGATAAGTGATCCTGAAAATCCCCTGCGAGAAAAAGATCCTTTCGGAGGAGAAAACTCTATACTTTTGGTAAAGTAA
- a CDS encoding efflux RND transporter periplasmic adaptor subunit codes for MTGNKLKIFLSLLIILVISAILIIKVRQNKSSGEVTGEISPSFGNIQNFISTTGVVEPQNRLEIKPPISGRIEEILFKEGEKVKVGQILAWMSSTERAALLDTARAQDEEILKYWQEVYKPTPLIAPIDGEVIVRAVEPGQTVTSSDAIIVLSDRLIVKAQVDETDIGKVKLGQEAVISLDAYPKIKVKAKVDHISYESKVVNNVTIYEVDILPEKVPEVFRSGMSASVDIIETGKEDILIIPLEAVNRDKDESFVLLRQDRSKRPVKQIVELGIFDETNIEVISGLTQKDKIIIKTEKYLPVQNANSKSNPFMPFGRKK; via the coding sequence ATGACGGGTAATAAATTGAAAATCTTTCTTAGTTTGCTAATTATTTTGGTAATTTCAGCAATTTTAATAATAAAGGTAAGGCAAAATAAATCCTCTGGTGAAGTTACCGGAGAGATAAGTCCCTCATTTGGCAATATCCAGAATTTTATCTCTACCACTGGCGTAGTAGAGCCTCAGAATCGCTTAGAAATAAAACCGCCGATTAGCGGTCGGATTGAAGAAATTTTGTTTAAAGAAGGCGAGAAAGTAAAAGTTGGTCAGATTCTAGCCTGGATGAGCTCAACAGAAAGAGCTGCACTTTTAGATACTGCTAGGGCACAGGATGAAGAGATTTTAAAGTATTGGCAGGAGGTTTATAAGCCTACCCCGCTTATTGCTCCCATTGACGGAGAGGTAATTGTAAGGGCGGTTGAGCCGGGCCAGACGGTTACATCCAGCGATGCCATAATTGTATTATCAGACCGACTCATTGTTAAGGCCCAGGTAGATGAGACTGATATCGGGAAGGTAAAGCTTGGTCAAGAGGCAGTTATTAGCCTGGATGCATACCCTAAAATTAAAGTAAAAGCAAAGGTCGATCATATATCCTATGAATCTAAGGTTGTTAACAATGTTACTATTTATGAGGTAGATATCCTTCCGGAAAAGGTGCCGGAAGTGTTTCGTTCGGGCATGAGCGCGAGTGTGGATATCATAGAGACAGGCAAAGAAGATATTTTAATTATACCTCTTGAGGCAGTTAACCGGGATAAGGATGAAAGTTTTGTCCTCTTGAGGCAGGATAGAAGTAAACGGCCTGTTAAACAAATAGTTGAACTTGGCATTTTTGATGAGACTAATATTGAGGTTATCTCAGGGTTGACTCAAAAGGATAAGATAATAATTAAGACCGAAAAATACCTCCCTGTACAAAACGCAAACTCAAAGAGCAATCCTTTTATGCCTTTTGGCAGAAAAAAATGA